The proteins below are encoded in one region of Thermosipho affectus:
- the cas1 gene encoding CRISPR-associated endonuclease Cas1, which produces MVIYITQQGTVLSKKQGKLIVSKEGNIISEIPLNKIDKVNLMGNISLTTPIINYFLNKKIEVIFMTQNGKYRGKLYTDDYKNVLLRLKQYERSSDKQFKLKMAKAIVKGKLKNYYDFLINKSKHLPKGQLGKEIATIRVMISKIEQAKDIDVVRGLEGVGTKSYFKAFSRLIKNQNFKFEKRTMNPPKDPINAMLSFGYYLLYNEIMAAINIVGLDPYFGNLHTVEVSKKSLLFDLVEEFRNILIDSLVINMINRNEFNQSDFIKKEKNIVHFTENGMKKFISKYEKWLGRKMRYHLDGETNYIRTIFQKQVRHYARVVLGDEDKYIPFYRVIK; this is translated from the coding sequence ATGGTAATTTACATTACTCAACAGGGCACGGTACTTTCAAAAAAACAAGGAAAATTAATCGTGAGCAAAGAAGGAAATATCATTTCTGAAATTCCATTGAATAAGATAGATAAAGTTAACTTAATGGGAAATATATCTTTAACTACACCAATAATCAACTATTTTTTGAACAAAAAAATAGAAGTAATTTTTATGACTCAAAATGGAAAATATCGTGGAAAGTTATATACTGACGATTATAAAAATGTATTACTGAGATTGAAACAGTATGAGCGGTCTAGCGATAAACAATTTAAACTAAAAATGGCAAAAGCCATAGTAAAAGGAAAACTAAAAAATTACTATGATTTTTTGATAAACAAAAGCAAACATCTTCCAAAGGGGCAATTAGGTAAAGAGATAGCGACTATAAGGGTCATGATATCAAAGATAGAGCAAGCTAAAGATATAGACGTAGTGAGAGGCCTTGAAGGTGTTGGTACAAAAAGTTATTTTAAAGCTTTTTCAAGGTTAATAAAAAATCAAAATTTTAAATTTGAAAAAAGGACGATGAATCCACCAAAGGATCCAATAAATGCAATGTTATCATTTGGATATTACTTATTATACAATGAGATTATGGCTGCTATAAATATAGTAGGACTGGATCCTTATTTTGGAAATCTTCATACAGTTGAAGTTTCTAAAAAATCTCTTTTATTTGATCTGGTTGAAGAATTTCGAAATATATTAATTGACAGTCTTGTCATAAATATGATTAATAGAAATGAATTTAATCAGTCTGATTTTATAAAAAAAGAAAAAAATATAGTTCATTTCACAGAAAATGGTATGAAAAAATTTATATCAAAATATGAAAAATGGTTAGGACGAAAAATGAGATATCATTTGGATGGTGAAACAAATTATATACGAACAATATTTCAAAAGCAAGTACGACATTATGCACGAGTTGTACTTGGTGATGAAGATAAATATATTCCTTTCTACAGGGTGATAAAATGA
- the cas2 gene encoding CRISPR-associated endonuclease Cas2, with protein MMYVISYDITNDKRRRKLTKYLESYGVRVQYSVFETELSREQLSILIRELKKRIDEKEDTIRIYPISKDARKSITTLGKDKGSYYKDDFLII; from the coding sequence ATGATGTATGTTATAAGTTATGATATTACTAACGATAAAAGAAGAAGAAAATTAACTAAATACTTAGAAAGTTATGGAGTAAGGGTTCAATATAGTGTTTTTGAAACGGAGCTTAGTAGGGAACAATTAAGTATATTAATAAGAGAGCTTAAAAAAAGGATAGATGAAAAGGAAGATACTATAAGAATATATCCAATTTCAAAAGATGCGAGAAAATCTATTACTACGTTGGGAAAGGATAAAGGAAGTTATTATAAAGATGATTTTCTTATAATATAA
- the ago gene encoding protein argonaute produces MFLNLYRLKIPYKVKRLYFSNSSTPAEILSKNLTRVNNIRFYNSSKLVWVEIPDVDFSIKPYQAKNYLLDKFEVIDESQDPILFVKTLYNYVKKQFIDKGYYFKRRSIFISNEDKFCLNTNKDINAHVSYKIKLYKLNGKYYFSILPRFTFLSKDPALYSRIKSAYLLNIKTGKTFLYVSGEDEKIKIKVDDEIVTVKNNDIYYFNFSSTEAKELGFSKELPQIYKNLNMIYSNMEKKLSFLNNVIEVDIPYKILQKDIKKPKITYIFKNGISENKKDIFKFSFYKPPKKLNIAFLFSSKKQVKSLYPVLKSTFNSKNSLFYIALNQLGIKNITNVRFEKNPINKKAIFFYDPDTLTIKDREFLSNKSYKIITIVVLDEHVGNIDNLLKNAPDNLIIVPILKNNLLKIKPYIFKSYIYKLLLFCTDSMPFLLKNLDLRRKILYVGIDLSHDTYNRKTHLAISAVTNFGNIIYLSRYRNLMLNEKLELEILEKEYVRLMDKYKEKTNSYPEIVFIIRDGVFLEDIKVVENILNMIEVKYVLAEVNKNSNINSCLNLKENIIRLEKNSFVYFPSSYNHQKGVEINIIRNCTDYSFEKIAEHIYGLTKINPPSPFSERRLPYPLYIVNKVALSDYEWKIYVPIGKDKIYNFIR; encoded by the coding sequence ATGTTCCTAAATCTTTATAGGCTTAAAATACCTTATAAAGTGAAAAGATTATATTTTTCAAATTCATCTACTCCAGCGGAGATATTATCAAAAAACTTAACACGTGTAAATAACATAAGGTTCTACAATTCTTCAAAATTGGTATGGGTTGAAATACCAGATGTTGATTTTTCTATAAAGCCTTATCAAGCTAAAAATTATTTATTAGACAAATTTGAAGTAATAGATGAATCTCAGGATCCTATACTTTTTGTAAAAACTTTATATAACTATGTAAAAAAACAATTTATAGATAAAGGTTATTATTTTAAAAGAAGAAGCATCTTTATTTCCAATGAAGATAAATTTTGCTTGAATACTAACAAAGATATAAATGCACATGTTAGCTATAAGATAAAGTTGTATAAATTAAATGGCAAATATTATTTTTCTATATTGCCAAGATTTACCTTCCTTTCTAAAGATCCAGCATTATATTCAAGAATAAAAAGCGCATACCTACTTAATATTAAAACAGGTAAGACCTTTTTGTATGTTTCAGGAGAAGACGAAAAAATAAAAATAAAAGTTGATGATGAAATAGTTACAGTAAAAAATAACGACATTTATTATTTTAATTTTAGTTCGACTGAAGCAAAAGAATTAGGATTTTCGAAGGAATTACCACAAATTTATAAAAATCTAAATATGATTTATTCTAATATGGAGAAGAAACTTAGTTTCTTAAACAATGTAATAGAAGTTGATATTCCATATAAAATTTTACAAAAAGATATTAAGAAACCAAAGATAACCTATATATTCAAAAATGGCATTTCTGAAAACAAAAAGGATATTTTCAAGTTTTCATTTTATAAACCACCTAAAAAATTAAATATCGCATTTTTATTTTCTTCGAAAAAACAAGTGAAAAGTTTGTATCCTGTGTTAAAAAGTACATTTAATTCAAAAAATTCTTTGTTTTATATTGCGCTTAATCAATTAGGTATCAAAAATATAACAAATGTCAGATTTGAAAAAAATCCAATTAATAAAAAAGCTATTTTTTTCTATGACCCTGATACTCTTACTATAAAAGATAGAGAATTTTTATCGAATAAAAGTTACAAAATAATAACTATTGTTGTATTGGATGAGCACGTGGGAAACATAGATAATTTACTTAAAAATGCACCAGATAATCTAATAATTGTTCCAATATTAAAAAATAATTTGTTAAAAATAAAGCCATACATTTTTAAAAGTTATATATACAAATTGCTTCTCTTTTGTACTGATTCGATGCCTTTTTTGTTAAAAAATCTTGATTTAAGAAGAAAAATACTGTATGTAGGAATTGATTTAAGTCATGATACATACAATAGAAAGACACATTTAGCTATTAGTGCTGTAACAAATTTTGGGAATATCATATATTTAAGTAGATACAGAAATCTTATGCTTAACGAAAAATTAGAATTAGAAATTTTGGAAAAAGAATATGTAAGATTAATGGATAAATATAAAGAAAAAACAAATAGTTATCCGGAAATTGTGTTTATTATAAGAGATGGTGTTTTCTTGGAAGATATTAAAGTAGTTGAAAACATATTAAATATGATCGAAGTTAAATATGTTCTTGCTGAAGTTAATAAAAATTCTAATATAAATTCATGTTTAAATCTAAAGGAGAATATAATAAGGCTTGAGAAAAATTCGTTTGTATATTTTCCAAGTTCCTATAATCACCAAAAAGGTGTAGAAATAAATATAATAAGGAATTGTACAGATTATTCATTTGAAAAAATAGCAGAGCATATATATGGTTTAACAAAAATCAACCCCCCTTCTCCTTTTTCAGAACGTAGGTTGCCATATCCATTGTATATTGTTAACAAAGTAGCTTTAAGTGATTACGAATGGAAAATTTATGTGCCAATTGGAAAGGATAAAATTTATAATTTTATTAGGTAA
- a CDS encoding DNA methyltransferase: protein MDFMMGSGTTLIDAKLLNRRAIEYDINPEALKITKENLNFDGIFLYKPIVEIVDVKLRV from the coding sequence ATCGATTTCATGATGGGAAGTGGTACGACTTTAATTGATGCGAAGTTGTTAAATAGAAGAGCAATTGAATATGATATAAATCCCGAAGCACTTAAAATCACAAAAGAAAATTTAAATTTTGATGGAATTTTTTTGTATAAACCTATTGTTGAGATAGTGGATGTAAAATTGAGAGTATAG
- a CDS encoding MG2 domain-containing protein: MKRAILILMLLLGILSFSRVYFLTSNVVTYPNKKVYFSTYNEENIKVFVFYSKINNNILNNFAFSNTFSTILDYTIRLEESGTYRKLYSLELPGDPGVYHVVVNGLSSKELYRKLFYLTNLEAFVASDKDTLYFSIFDLKNKKFLDKVYYYSNFEKKTLNGPIFEYNAIERYKSKFFFVDNNVVLISNYANKNTYYPLYKALVITDKPIYKPGDLIHFRVNIFKKEGSKYIPYPKDALVSLEDPFNNIIYKENFTSDDLGGFSFDYRTSEEIITGNYTLIISNLKTEDVISEYNFIIQDYKKPTYTVELIPSATQLVAGDTLTVEIKVKYLNGDPVKNAQIIFYSFENYSRLINKMSLTTNENGKAIYNVLLKNSGTYKIQALITDDSGYQTEKVTYVNVKSDNVEIKSSIENNALKLFITDLKGNPLNGIAILIINNKKLYVEVYNGKATITLPENVWSLDVLFGKEVKTIYRRYNMSKQGIISLDKNTAKLGEYVNIEVKPKDDVGILVIGSDNKIWKIFLVDKSKNFKFKIPENLFENDLFFEFRGLKYLDHTKVEIKYDRVKTLNIKTNKNIYKPGELINVEIKDSRENSLKIVAVADEGLYLLSKQFSLTDYLYPKLDFPLFTTYLSSKYIYFDSISKLEKNLISHVFTTTKESEERNIRDYFSETAYWNPYLLNTTFSFKLPDNITKWRITVYEISKSYVAQGYTDIVTNKPFEVKVFLPEFLTVGDRVNGILYIKNYTGKSGIVNINLTANGKIIFNDKELLIEKDLKIPFALNATKTELIELIAEAEMNNEYDGVKLYIPVKSIDFVKNLSYIYVINKETTFKKTDNIKIIRNLKELIEPSIKALIHFPYGCVEQTMSSFYPAIIAKGLIEYSNLDNIILKGLHRLLKFQHLDGGWGWWSWDKSDIFMTSYILEGFYYAKKNGYYIPQSVIDEAIKYLKSQSINGYSAFVLKLYGENVEFEPESIIDFVFTNPEKIKEIAIKDKDFAYVKGEKFYSTIYLTAQSIRTLVTNNKYPDLIKKMVNYLLNSKKGPFWYSTKDTAVSILAILESNVLSDFKSTLQIKETEDSKIVSGKGIIEVKTKKILSNQNINNGINLKTNLFKRYETLFEDEYVDTFLPLNTKFVPVSIKNSTTTTQHSKIPDEIVEIIKDGTPIYFENNTLIIEGPFKFIGNEEYYKKGIYEITFKENKDFSIHKNDVLKTEIDIEGNGEYLIVEEYLPSCAQVIKDYVEKTPYYNSKYFYNWYKDKKRIWYSYIDIKKDKIVFFIRRLRPGKLVYYWRVRFDGKFYKKPTYVYNMYYEDTFAISSVVSFNTEK; the protein is encoded by the coding sequence TTGAAAAGAGCAATTCTAATATTAATGTTACTGTTAGGTATTCTTTCATTTTCAAGAGTATATTTTTTGACAAGCAATGTAGTAACTTATCCTAACAAAAAAGTATATTTTTCAACATATAATGAGGAAAATATAAAAGTCTTTGTCTTTTATAGCAAAATAAATAACAACATTCTAAACAATTTTGCATTTTCTAATACCTTTTCAACAATACTTGACTACACAATCAGGTTAGAAGAAAGTGGAACTTATCGAAAGCTTTATTCATTAGAACTACCTGGAGATCCCGGAGTATACCATGTTGTAGTTAATGGTTTGTCTTCAAAAGAATTATACAGAAAACTTTTTTATTTAACAAATTTGGAAGCTTTTGTCGCTTCTGATAAAGACACATTGTACTTTTCTATATTTGATTTGAAAAACAAAAAGTTTTTAGACAAGGTATATTACTATAGCAATTTTGAAAAGAAAACTTTAAATGGACCTATTTTTGAATATAATGCTATAGAAAGATACAAATCAAAATTCTTTTTCGTTGATAATAATGTAGTTCTTATTAGTAATTATGCTAACAAAAATACGTATTACCCATTATATAAAGCATTGGTAATAACAGACAAACCTATTTACAAACCAGGAGATTTGATACATTTCAGAGTTAACATTTTTAAAAAGGAAGGCAGCAAATACATTCCATATCCAAAAGATGCATTAGTTTCTTTAGAAGATCCATTTAACAATATCATTTATAAGGAAAATTTCACATCAGACGATTTGGGAGGATTCTCCTTTGACTATAGAACCTCTGAGGAAATAATTACTGGAAATTATACACTTATAATTTCTAACCTCAAAACTGAAGATGTTATTTCAGAGTATAACTTCATAATCCAAGATTATAAGAAACCTACATATACCGTTGAGTTAATACCATCCGCTACACAATTGGTTGCCGGTGATACCCTGACGGTTGAAATTAAGGTCAAATATTTAAATGGTGATCCTGTAAAAAATGCTCAGATAATATTTTATAGCTTTGAAAACTATTCCAGATTAATAAATAAGATGTCTTTAACTACCAATGAAAATGGAAAAGCAATATACAATGTATTGTTAAAAAATAGTGGAACATATAAAATACAAGCATTAATTACCGATGATAGTGGTTACCAAACAGAAAAAGTTACTTATGTTAATGTCAAATCAGATAACGTTGAAATTAAAAGTTCTATCGAAAATAATGCTTTAAAACTTTTCATTACCGATTTAAAAGGAAACCCTTTAAATGGTATAGCTATTCTCATAATTAACAATAAAAAACTTTACGTGGAAGTATACAATGGAAAAGCCACTATTACGCTTCCAGAAAATGTCTGGTCTTTAGATGTTTTATTTGGGAAAGAGGTAAAAACAATATATAGAAGATATAACATGAGCAAACAAGGAATAATAAGCTTAGATAAGAATACAGCTAAATTAGGTGAATATGTAAATATCGAGGTTAAGCCAAAAGATGACGTTGGAATTCTTGTTATTGGTTCTGATAATAAAATTTGGAAAATATTTTTAGTTGACAAAAGTAAAAACTTCAAATTCAAAATACCCGAAAATTTATTTGAAAATGATCTTTTTTTTGAATTTCGGGGTTTAAAATACTTAGATCATACAAAAGTAGAAATAAAATATGATAGAGTAAAAACTTTAAACATAAAAACAAATAAAAACATATACAAACCTGGTGAATTAATAAATGTAGAAATTAAAGATTCAAGAGAAAATTCTTTAAAAATAGTTGCTGTAGCAGATGAAGGACTATATCTTCTATCTAAACAATTCTCATTAACCGATTATTTGTATCCAAAATTAGATTTTCCGCTTTTTACAACATATCTTTCTTCAAAATACATATATTTTGATTCAATATCCAAATTAGAAAAGAACTTAATTAGTCATGTTTTTACTACCACTAAAGAATCCGAAGAGAGAAACATTAGAGACTATTTTTCAGAAACTGCGTACTGGAATCCATATCTTTTAAATACTACTTTTTCATTCAAATTACCAGATAATATTACAAAATGGAGAATAACCGTTTATGAAATTTCTAAAAGTTATGTAGCACAAGGATATACCGATATTGTTACAAATAAACCATTTGAAGTCAAAGTATTTTTGCCTGAATTTTTAACTGTTGGAGATAGGGTAAATGGAATTTTGTATATAAAAAATTACACGGGAAAAAGTGGGATAGTAAATATAAACCTTACAGCAAATGGGAAGATAATATTTAACGACAAAGAGTTGTTAATAGAAAAAGATTTGAAAATTCCATTTGCTTTAAACGCCACAAAAACAGAACTTATTGAACTAATAGCAGAAGCTGAAATGAACAACGAATATGATGGCGTTAAATTATATATTCCTGTAAAGTCAATAGATTTTGTAAAAAACTTAAGTTATATATATGTTATTAACAAAGAAACAACATTTAAAAAAACAGATAATATAAAGATAATCAGAAATTTAAAGGAATTAATTGAGCCTTCTATTAAAGCACTAATACATTTTCCATATGGATGTGTGGAGCAGACAATGAGTTCATTCTATCCTGCTATAATTGCCAAGGGTTTAATAGAATATTCCAATTTAGATAATATAATTTTGAAAGGTTTACATAGACTTTTGAAATTTCAACATTTAGATGGCGGATGGGGTTGGTGGTCTTGGGATAAAAGTGACATTTTTATGACCTCTTACATATTAGAAGGATTTTATTATGCAAAAAAGAATGGATATTATATCCCACAAAGCGTTATAGATGAAGCAATCAAATATCTTAAAAGTCAATCAATAAATGGTTATTCTGCATTTGTTCTAAAACTATATGGAGAAAATGTAGAATTTGAACCAGAAAGTATCATAGATTTTGTGTTCACAAATCCTGAAAAAATCAAAGAAATTGCTATAAAAGATAAGGATTTTGCATACGTAAAAGGTGAAAAATTCTATTCTACAATTTATCTAACGGCTCAATCTATTAGAACATTAGTAACAAATAATAAATATCCTGATTTGATAAAAAAGATGGTTAACTACCTTTTAAACTCAAAAAAAGGACCGTTTTGGTATTCTACGAAAGATACAGCAGTTTCTATATTAGCAATATTAGAAAGTAACGTTCTTAGCGATTTTAAAAGCACATTACAGATCAAAGAAACTGAAGATTCTAAAATTGTAAGTGGAAAAGGCATTATTGAAGTTAAAACAAAAAAGATATTGTCGAATCAGAATATAAATAATGGTATAAACTTGAAAACAAATTTATTTAAAAGATATGAAACTCTGTTTGAAGACGAATACGTTGATACTTTTCTTCCGCTAAACACAAAATTTGTTCCCGTTAGTATTAAAAACTCAACTACTACTACTCAACATTCCAAAATCCCAGATGAAATTGTAGAGATAATAAAAGATGGAACACCAATATACTTTGAAAACAATACACTTATCATTGAAGGACCATTCAAATTCATAGGAAATGAGGAATATTATAAAAAAGGTATATATGAAATAACATTCAAAGAAAATAAAGACTTTTCTATACATAAAAATGACGTTTTAAAAACTGAAATTGATATTGAAGGAAATGGCGAATATTTGATCGTTGAAGAATATCTCCCGTCTTGTGCACAAGTAATAAAAGACTATGTTGAAAAGACTCCGTATTATAATTCGAAATATTTTTATAACTGGTACAAAGATAAAAAAAGAATTTGGTATAGCTATATAGATATTAAAAAGGATAAAATAGTTTTCTTTATTAGAAGGCTAAGACCTGGTAAATTAGTATACTATTGGAGGGTAAGATTTGACGGGAAGTTCTATAAGAAGCCAACATATGTGTATAACATGTATTACGAAGATACTTTTGCTATTAGTTCTGTTGTTTCCTTTAACACTGAAAAGTGA
- a CDS encoding DUF1175 domain-containing protein, which yields MVTYPVLSSITGINYPKNLMLNAQDSINFRAWFVAIALDNIVKEHPTFKTKDCSGFIFYCLKEALKKHDKSWFSKTGYGGPIFEDVKKYNYPNTPYGINIFSNGDKLVSYVNAYNLITYNTDFISYDRFHAKPGDLVFFLHPQDPEYPFHVMIYTGKGYVYHTGPDGQLRYVSYENLMLTDIAWRPIKLNPNFLGYYRLKFLSD from the coding sequence ATGGTGACTTACCCAGTTTTATCCTCAATCACTGGCATTAATTATCCAAAAAATCTGATGTTGAATGCACAAGATTCAATTAATTTTAGGGCATGGTTTGTAGCCATTGCACTTGATAACATAGTAAAGGAGCATCCAACATTTAAAACAAAAGACTGCTCTGGCTTTATTTTTTATTGTTTAAAAGAAGCCTTAAAAAAACATGATAAGTCATGGTTTAGTAAGACGGGTTATGGAGGTCCAATATTTGAAGATGTAAAAAAATATAACTATCCCAACACACCATATGGTATAAATATTTTTTCAAATGGTGATAAATTAGTTTCATACGTTAATGCGTATAATCTTATAACATATAATACAGATTTTATTTCATATGATAGATTCCACGCAAAACCTGGTGATTTAGTGTTTTTTCTTCATCCTCAAGATCCAGAATATCCTTTTCATGTAATGATATATACAGGCAAAGGTTATGTATACCATACAGGTCCTGATGGTCAGCTAAGATATGTATCTTATGAAAATCTCATGCTAACAGATATAGCATGGAGACCTATAAAACTTAATCCAAATTTTTTAGGATACTATAGGCTGAAATTTCTTTCAGATTAA
- a CDS encoding thioredoxin family protein, with product MKIYYFKNDKCSVCSAILPKVEKIAKEYKLNFEIIDVIKNPEFAGQHLVLTVPTVLITDNEQELTRFARNFSISDITSFIDRYLEFTKS from the coding sequence ATGAAAATATATTATTTTAAAAATGATAAATGTTCTGTTTGTAGTGCAATCTTGCCTAAAGTAGAAAAAATTGCAAAAGAATATAAACTTAACTTTGAAATAATTGATGTGATTAAAAATCCTGAATTTGCTGGTCAACATCTTGTTCTAACTGTTCCTACTGTGTTAATAACAGACAATGAACAAGAGCTAACCAGATTTGCCAGAAATTTCAGTATTTCTGATATAACATCATTCATTGACAGATATTTAGAATTTACAAAAAGTTAA
- a CDS encoding SDR family NAD(P)-dependent oxidoreductase, with protein MPKFQSGEWVLITGGSSGLGEEFAYQLANKGVNLILIGRDSERLKKVSEKTRKINKKIDSLTFSFDLSKDLHKLIEKLQNFNVTHLINNAGFGWYGNFTNANQEIYEKMILVNISTLTYLSRYYAEKFSKRKNGGIINVASVAAFFPIPHFAVYGATKAYVYNFSLSLWAEMRKNNVHVMCLAPGKTKTRFFERANMKNQKKLMSTKFVVKGAINAYEKNKPLYIPGTSNKLLYSLVRGIVSDKFLAKILEKLF; from the coding sequence ATGCCAAAGTTTCAATCTGGAGAATGGGTTTTAATTACAGGAGGTTCTTCTGGACTAGGTGAAGAATTTGCTTATCAACTTGCAAATAAAGGAGTAAATCTAATCTTAATTGGAAGAGATTCTGAAAGATTAAAAAAAGTTTCAGAAAAAACAAGAAAAATAAACAAAAAAATTGACTCACTTACTTTTTCATTTGATCTAAGCAAGGACCTACATAAACTTATAGAAAAATTACAAAATTTCAATGTAACGCACTTGATTAATAATGCTGGATTTGGTTGGTATGGTAATTTTACAAATGCAAATCAAGAAATATACGAAAAAATGATATTAGTTAATATCTCAACACTCACTTATCTTTCCCGTTATTACGCTGAAAAATTTTCAAAAAGAAAAAATGGCGGAATAATCAATGTTGCATCCGTAGCTGCTTTCTTTCCAATACCACATTTCGCAGTATACGGGGCTACAAAAGCGTACGTATACAACTTTAGTTTATCACTTTGGGCAGAAATGAGAAAAAATAATGTGCATGTAATGTGCCTTGCTCCAGGAAAAACAAAAACAAGATTTTTTGAAAGAGCCAACATGAAAAATCAAAAAAAATTAATGAGCACTAAATTCGTTGTTAAAGGTGCAATTAATGCATATGAAAAAAATAAACCTCTTTATATACCAGGAACTTCTAATAAATTATTATATTCACTTGTAAGAGGAATAGTATCTGATAAATTTTTAGCAAAGATATTAGAAAAGCTTTTTTGA
- a CDS encoding sulfite exporter TauE/SafE family protein, with protein MIYLEFTINELITLFSLLFLAGFVDSIAGGGGLISLPAYLFLGLPSHNALATNKLSSSIGTTFSTLRYAKGKFIVFEVALFSVIFTFAGSFIGANLALLVSENKLKIVISILIVMAAFLMLFRTKAKRLRQGVSLSKIKRVLISSLIGFLVGMYDGFFGPGTGTFLIILYVNFLFFEPVEASGTSKIVNLASNISALFAFILEHKVVYSIGLPAAFFGILGNWLGSGLAIKKGERIIRPVIIIVLFLLFIKILKDIV; from the coding sequence ATGATTTATTTGGAATTTACGATTAACGAGTTGATAACGTTGTTTTCATTGCTTTTTTTAGCAGGTTTTGTGGATTCAATTGCTGGAGGTGGCGGTCTAATATCACTCCCTGCTTATTTGTTTTTAGGATTACCTAGTCATAATGCACTTGCAACGAATAAATTATCTTCGAGTATTGGAACAACTTTTAGTACATTGAGGTATGCAAAGGGTAAATTTATAGTTTTTGAAGTTGCGCTTTTTTCTGTTATTTTTACGTTTGCTGGATCGTTCATTGGTGCCAACTTAGCTTTGCTAGTTTCTGAAAATAAATTAAAAATTGTTATTTCCATTTTAATAGTAATGGCTGCTTTTTTGATGCTTTTTCGAACTAAAGCTAAAAGACTTAGGCAAGGAGTGAGTCTTTCAAAAATTAAAAGAGTATTAATCTCAAGTTTGATAGGTTTTTTGGTTGGTATGTATGATGGATTCTTTGGTCCGGGTACTGGTACTTTTCTCATCATATTATATGTTAATTTTTTGTTTTTTGAACCAGTTGAAGCTTCTGGAACTTCTAAAATTGTTAATCTTGCATCTAATATTAGTGCATTATTTGCATTTATTTTAGAACACAAAGTTGTTTATTCCATAGGTTTACCAGCAGCGTTTTTTGGAATTTTGGGTAATTGGTTGGGCTCAGGGTTGGCAATTAAAAAGGGAGAGCGTATTATCAGACCAGTTATTATTATTGTTTTATTTTTGTTATTCATAAAGATTTTAAAAGATATTGTTTAA